From the Salarias fasciatus chromosome 16, fSalaFa1.1, whole genome shotgun sequence genome, one window contains:
- the map3k13 gene encoding mitogen-activated protein kinase kinase kinase 13, translating into MHMHDTMGSSPEVLSWTSCPSLLVGKLKEELKLTVVGDAMKKSNSPGSQTQPPQAPLSSLPPQIITDLAPPTHLAVPLQMLQTPAQDEDSVLGGISPPNTALSVDSTRSEGGNFDNSVLQLQEQDHEEAVSPASCEHGCGSGMDDQGGEGDCPGDHTGEGRPNHPHHPDDIKLHFQRAGPGSGGFLEGLFGCLRPVWNIIGKTYSTEYKLQQQDMWEVPFEEISELQWLGSGAQGAVFLGKFRSEEVAIKKVREQKETDIKHLRKLKHPNIISFKGVCTQAPCYCIIMEYCAQGQLYEVLRAGRKVTPRLLVDWASGIASGMNYLHLHKIIHRDLKSPNVLVTHNDTVKISDFGTSKELSDKSTKMSFAGTVAWMAPEVIRNEPVSEKVDIWSFGVVLWELLTGEIPYKDVDSSAIIWGVGSNSLHLPVPSTCPDGFKILMKQTWQGKPRNRPSFRQILLHLDIASADVLGAPQETYFKSQAEWREEVKKHFEKIKSEGTCIHRLDEELIRRRRDELRHALDIREHYERKLERANNLYMELSAIMLQLEVREKELMKREQAVEKKYPGTYKRHLVRPIVRANAVEKLIKKKGSISHKPGMASTKRPDLLRSDGIPSLDPLPSPSPLSASPKVSTPPGKARYRSKPRHRRANSKGSHNEFPAVLKPVAGPAEDTQSLQEPPFHHHHHHHHLPPSTEGPILPLKGREEAVVNCANNLRYFGPAAALRSPQTDHLQRRVSGSSPDLISTAVDADTRQRTSSAGTNPVPGAGAGSLCPCCQAHPFPGCLHCQETPPPSSHPELPHYSLLNTQEGGQPNADPALDGDATKTAEPQELDASQNPHPLPPALPRTIRPLRKGGDESSEEEEGEVDSEVEFPRRQRPHRCMSSFQSYSTFSSENLSVSDGEEGNTSDHSHSGPLERLSASQEEHLDELLSHTPDIPIDISTQSDGLSDKECAVRRVKTQISLGKLCSDEHSYENPLQFGDSDCDSSEAECSDATIRNNKVGPPSSW; encoded by the exons ATGCACATGCACGACACCATGGGCAGCTCCCCCGAGGTGCTCTCGTGGACTTCATGCCCTAGTCTGCTGGTGGGCaaactgaaggaggagctgaagctcACCGTTGTCGGGGACGCCATGAAGAAATCCAACTCGCCCGGCTCCCAGACCCAGCCTCCCCAGGCCCCTCTTTCCAGCCTGCCACCTCAGATCATCACGGACCTGGCGCCGCCCACGCACCTTGCCGTTccgctgcagatgctgcagacgCCAGCGCAGGACGAGGACTCGGTGCTGGGGGGCATCAGCCCGCCCAACACAGCGCTGAGCGTGGACTCGACCCGAAGCGAGGGCGGGAACTTCGACAACAgcgtgctgcagctgcaggagcaggaccacGAGGAGGCCGTGTCGCCGGCGTCCTGCGAGCACGGCTGCGGCAGCGGCATGGACGATCAGGGGGGAGAGGGCGACTGTCCAGGGGACCACACCGGAGAGGGGAGGCCGAACCACCCGCACCACCCCGACGACATCAAGCTGCACTTCCAGAGAGCGGGGCCTGGGTCCGGGGGCTTCCTAGAAGGGCTTTTCGGCTGTCTCCGCCCCGTCTGGAACATCATAGGGAAGACTTACTCCACAGAAtacaagctgcagcagcaag ACATGTGGGAGGTTCCCTTTGAGGAGatttcagagctgcagtggCTTGGCAGCGGCGCGCAGGGAGCGGTCTTCTTGGGGAAGTTTCGCTCTGAGGAGGTGGCCATCAAGAAAGTACGAGAGCAGAAGGAGACGGATATTAAACACCTGCGGAAACTCAAACATCCCAACATTATCAGCTTCAA GGGTGTGTGCACGCAGGCGCCCTGTTACTGCATCATCATGGAGTACTGTGCCCAGGGGCAGCTGTACGAGGTGCTGAGGGCAGGGAGGAAGGTGACACCCAGGCTGCTGGTGGACTGGGCCTCAGGCATCGCCAGCGGCATGAACTACCTGCACCTGCACAAGATCATCCACAGAGACCTGAAGTCACCCAA cgTTCTGGTCACCCACAACGACACTGTGAAAATCTCTGACTTTGGAACGTCCAAAGAGCTCAGCGACAAAAGCACAAAGATGTCATTTGCGGGTACGGTGGCGTGGATGGCCCCAGAAGTAATAAGAAATGAGCCTGTGTCGGAAAAAGTAGACATTTG GTCATTTGGAGTGGTGTTATGGGAATTACTCACTGGAGAGATTCCCTACAAAGACGTGGACTCCTCCGCCATCATTTGGGGCGTTGGCAGCAACAGCCTTCACCTTCCCGTCCCCTCCACCTGCCCGGACGGCTTCAAAATCCTGATGAAGCAGACGTG GCAGGGAAAGCCCAGGAACAGGCCGTCATTTCGACAGATTCTCCTGCATCTAGACATCGCCTCCGCTGATGTTCTGGGAGCCCCTCAGGAGACGTACTTCAAGTCTCAG GcagagtggagggaggaggtgaagaagcaCTTTGAGAAGATCAAGAGCGAAGGGACCTGCATCCACCGGCTGGACGAGGAGCTGATCCGACGCAGGAGGGATGAACTCAG GCACGCACTGGACATCCGGGAGCACTACGAGAGAAAACTAGAGCGAGCCAACAACCTGTACATGGAGCTCAGTGCCATCATGCTACAGCTGGAAGTCCGAGAGAAGGAACTCATGAA GAGGGAACAGGCGGTGGAGAAGAAATATCCCGGCACCTACAAGCGGCACCTCGTCCGACCCATAGTCCGAGCCAACGCTGTGGAGAAGCTCATCAAGAAGAAAGGAAGCATCTCCCACAAACCCGGGATGGCCTCCACCAAAAG gCCCGACCTGCTTCGCTCTGACGGCATCCCCAGCCTCGACCCCCTCCCGTCGCCCTCGCCGCTGTCTGCCAGCCCGAAGGTCTCCACGCCGCCCGGAAAAGCTCGCTACCGGAGCAAGCCCCGGCACCGCCGGGCCAACAGCAAAGGAAGCCACAACGAGTTCCCCGCCGTGCTGAAGCCCGTAGCCGGCCCGGCCGAAGACACCCAGTCTCTCCAGGAGCCGCCgttccaccaccaccaccaccaccaccacctcccacCGTCCACCGAGGGGCCTATCCTCCCACTGAAGGGCCGCGAGGAGGCCGTGGTCAACTGTGCCAACAACCTGCGCTACTTCGGCCCCGCCGCTGCCCTCCGCAGCCCTCAGACCGACCACCTGCAGCGCCGCGTTTCCGGATCCAGCCCAGACCTCATCTCCACCGCCGTGGACGCAGACACGCGGCAGCGGACTTCCTCCGCCGGCACCAACCCCGTTCCGGGCGCGGGCGCCGGGTCGTTGTGTCCCTGCTGCCAGGCCCACCCCTTCCCCGGCTGCCTGCACTGCCAGGAGACCCCGCCTCCCTCCAGCCACCCGGAGCTGCCGCACTACTCCCTGCTCAACACCCAGGAGGGCGGCCAGCCCAACGCAGACCCCGCCCTGGACGGAGATGCCACCAAGACAGCTGAGCCGCAGGAACTCGACGCATCCCAGAACCCCCACCCTCTTCCCCCGGCGCTGCCTCGCACCATCAGACCGCTCAGGAAG GGAGGCGATGAGTCATccgaagaagaggagggagaggtggatAGTGAAGTGGAGTTTCCAAGGAGACAGAG ACCTCATCGCTGCATGAGCAGCTTCCAGTCCTACTCCACCTTCAGCTCAGAGAACCTGTCGGTGTCGGACGGGGAGGAGGGGAACACCAGCGACCACTCGCACAGCGGGCCGCTGGAGAGGCTGAGCGCCAGCCAGGAGGAGCAcctggacgagctgctgtcGCACACGCCGGACATCCCCATCGACATCTCCACCCAGTCCGACGGCCTCTCCGACAAGGAGTGCGCCGTCCGGAGGGTGAAGACGCAGATCTCGCTGGGGAAGCTGTGCTCCGACGAACACAGCTACGAG AATCCGCTCCAGTTCGGGGACTCGGACTGCGACTCGTCGGAGGCAGAGTGCTCCGATGCCACGATCAGAAACAACAAAGTGGGGCCGCCTTCCTCCTGGTGA